The Chitinophagales bacterium genome contains a region encoding:
- a CDS encoding sulfite exporter TauE/SafE family protein: MMIWSGFFLGLLGSFHCVGMCGPLAMSLPDNASSDTGFISGRVLYNFGRAVTYALMGAVFGLIGYGFNFSGIQQFVSITIGILLIGSVMPLFAKARNRWYFGFSNVLKKMLGPLLLNAFASNLFVIGLLNGMLPCGFVYMGIAGALLTGTAVNGALFMLLFGLGTFPLMMLLSVSRRFATPQLRFRINRLMPYAVMAVGVLLILRGLNLGIPYVSPDLTMDETHAANCCHK; the protein is encoded by the coding sequence ATGATGATCTGGAGCGGCTTTTTTCTTGGTTTGCTGGGAAGTTTTCATTGCGTAGGCATGTGCGGGCCGCTTGCCATGTCATTGCCTGATAATGCCTCATCTGATACCGGTTTTATCAGCGGCAGAGTGCTTTACAACTTCGGGCGTGCTGTTACCTATGCTTTGATGGGTGCCGTATTCGGGCTCATCGGGTATGGATTTAATTTTTCCGGCATACAACAGTTTGTCAGTATCACTATTGGTATTCTTTTGATCGGAAGCGTCATGCCGCTTTTTGCCAAAGCAAGGAACCGGTGGTATTTCGGATTTTCCAATGTCTTAAAAAAAATGCTCGGACCGTTGCTGCTGAACGCATTCGCTTCCAATCTTTTTGTAATTGGATTGTTGAATGGCATGCTGCCTTGCGGATTCGTTTATATGGGCATTGCCGGTGCACTGCTCACCGGTACAGCAGTTAATGGTGCACTTTTCATGCTGCTCTTTGGGTTGGGCACATTTCCTCTGATGATGTTGCTTTCTGTAAGCCGCAGATTTGCCACACCGCAATTACGTTTCCGCATCAACCGTCTCATGCCTTATGCTGTCATGGCAGTGGGTGTGTTATTGATACTGCGCGGGTTGAATCTGGGCATCCCTTATGTTAGCCCTGATCTCACGATGGACGAAACACATGCTGCAAACTGCTGTCATAAATAA
- a CDS encoding FixH family protein, producing MMKLNWGAGIAMAFTLFAAGMMFLVWMCVQQPQDLVSADYYNKELAFQQQIDHASNAGKLSTPVEFTYNAADQSAMISFPQEFNYQSISGTLHFFKPDNAALDFQLPVHPDSTLKQMVPVADLKKGLWHIKVEWKSGEKSFYKEGSVVIR from the coding sequence ATGATGAAATTAAACTGGGGCGCCGGAATTGCCATGGCATTTACACTCTTTGCAGCAGGAATGATGTTCCTGGTCTGGATGTGCGTGCAACAACCACAGGATCTGGTAAGTGCTGATTATTATAACAAAGAGCTTGCCTTTCAGCAGCAAATTGACCATGCTTCCAATGCCGGGAAATTATCAACGCCGGTTGAATTCACTTACAATGCGGCCGATCAGTCTGCAATGATCAGTTTTCCTCAGGAGTTCAATTACCAATCCATCAGCGGTACACTGCATTTTTTTAAACCGGACAATGCGGCATTGGATTTTCAATTACCGGTGCATCCCGACAGTACACTGAAACAGATGGTGCCTGTTGCTGATCTTAAAAAAGGCCTCTGGCATATTAAGGTAGAATGGAAATCGGGTGAAAAAAGTTTTTACAAAGAAGGAAGTGTTGTTATTAGATAA